In one window of Labeo rohita strain BAU-BD-2019 unplaced genomic scaffold, IGBB_LRoh.1.0 scaffold_134, whole genome shotgun sequence DNA:
- the LOC127158097 gene encoding SLAM family member 7-like isoform X2 codes for MSVNHLLLLLLFLLTFETGFSAEIPVFVKTGASVQLDIQTQELKFILLSWSNDKSENIIAYVNGQKEVTRHPSYEDRVDFNHKTFSLILKNMQKNDSGLYTAKISGLQNKDIAKYRVAVIDAVEAPVLTVNSNWISGNFCTVNFTCRTIELMINSRYQNNSCSPEEVTAHENNTLNLNCSQKTIICKHSNPVSWKENRINITQLCDDNKEKISTNIQSNSLLLGLGAGLVVACIAILCIAIFLYCKCKKGPQEEVVEGSTVYAQVEVQAQKQKEAGDKQPETTYCTVGQHQKPTIPPETDHTIYAMVCKLPTKDTPANSSDDTSK; via the exons GGTTCAGTGCTGAAATCCCTGTGTTTGTTAAGACGGGGGCTTCTGTTCAACTGGATATACAGACTCAGGAACTAAAGTTTATTCTTTTATCCTGGAGCAATGATAAATCAGAGAATATAATTGCATATGTAAATGGACAGAAGGAAGTAACCCGTCACCCTTCCTACGAGGACAGAGTGGATTTCAATCATAAAACCTTTTCTCTGATACTGAAGAACATGCAGAAGAATGACAGTGGACtctacacagcaaaaataaGTGGATTACAGAACAAAGACATTGCCAAATACAGAGTAGCCGTTATAG ATGCCGTGGAGGCTCCTGTCCTGACTGTGAACTCAAACTGGATCAGTGGTAACTTCTGTACTGTGAACTTCACATGCAGAACTATTGAGCTCATGATTAACTCTAGATATCAGAACAACAGCTGCTCTCCAGAGGAAGTGACAGCACATGAAAACAACACTCTCAACCTGAACTGCAGTCAGAAAACCATAATCTGTAAACACAGCAACCCTGTCAGCTGgaaagaaaacagaataaatattacACAGCTCTGTGATGATAATAAAG AGAAAATTTCAACAAATATCCAGAGTAATTCACTTCTCCTGGGGCTAGGAGCTGGTTTGGTGGTAGCGTGCATTGCAATATTATGCATTGCAATCTTTCTGTACTGCAAGTGTAAGAAAG GTCCCCAGGAGGAGGTAGTAGAAGGTAGTACAGTCTATGCTCAAGTTGAG GTTCAAGCCCAGAAACAAAAGGAAGCTGGAGACAAACAGCCTGAAACAACCTACTGCACAGTAGGACAACACCAAAAACCAACAATCCCCCCTGAAACAGACCATACAATTTATGCAATGGTGTGTAAACTACCAACCAAGGACACACCTGCCAATTCATCAGATGACACTTCAAAATAA
- the LOC127158097 gene encoding SLAM family member 7-like isoform X1 gives MSVNHLLLLLLFLLTFETGFSAEIPVFVKTGASVQLDIQTQELKFILLSWSNDKSENIIAYVNGQKEVTRHPSYEDRVDFNHKTFSLILKNMQKNDSGLYTAKISGLQNKDIAKYRVAVIDAVEAPVLTVNSNWISGNFCTVNFTCRTIELMINSRYQNNSCSPEEVTAHENNTLNLNCSQKTIICKHSNPVSWKENRINITQLCDDNKEKISTNIQSNSLLLGLGAGLVVACIAILCIAIFLYCKCKKGPQEEVVEGSTVYAQVETFQGQEMNSDGNTYDTPDRVQAQKQKEAGDKQPETTYCTVGQHQKPTIPPETDHTIYAMVCKLPTKDTPANSSDDTSK, from the exons GGTTCAGTGCTGAAATCCCTGTGTTTGTTAAGACGGGGGCTTCTGTTCAACTGGATATACAGACTCAGGAACTAAAGTTTATTCTTTTATCCTGGAGCAATGATAAATCAGAGAATATAATTGCATATGTAAATGGACAGAAGGAAGTAACCCGTCACCCTTCCTACGAGGACAGAGTGGATTTCAATCATAAAACCTTTTCTCTGATACTGAAGAACATGCAGAAGAATGACAGTGGACtctacacagcaaaaataaGTGGATTACAGAACAAAGACATTGCCAAATACAGAGTAGCCGTTATAG ATGCCGTGGAGGCTCCTGTCCTGACTGTGAACTCAAACTGGATCAGTGGTAACTTCTGTACTGTGAACTTCACATGCAGAACTATTGAGCTCATGATTAACTCTAGATATCAGAACAACAGCTGCTCTCCAGAGGAAGTGACAGCACATGAAAACAACACTCTCAACCTGAACTGCAGTCAGAAAACCATAATCTGTAAACACAGCAACCCTGTCAGCTGgaaagaaaacagaataaatattacACAGCTCTGTGATGATAATAAAG AGAAAATTTCAACAAATATCCAGAGTAATTCACTTCTCCTGGGGCTAGGAGCTGGTTTGGTGGTAGCGTGCATTGCAATATTATGCATTGCAATCTTTCTGTACTGCAAGTGTAAGAAAG GTCCCCAGGAGGAGGTAGTAGAAGGTAGTACAGTCTATGCTCAAGTTGAG acaTTTCAGGGTCAGGAAATGAACAGTGACGGCAATACATATGATACTCCAGACAGA GTTCAAGCCCAGAAACAAAAGGAAGCTGGAGACAAACAGCCTGAAACAACCTACTGCACAGTAGGACAACACCAAAAACCAACAATCCCCCCTGAAACAGACCATACAATTTATGCAATGGTGTGTAAACTACCAACCAAGGACACACCTGCCAATTCATCAGATGACACTTCAAAATAA